Proteins from one Prevotella sp. E2-28 genomic window:
- a CDS encoding PriCT-2 domain-containing protein yields MNTGFDPMAWLTQQPEKAHPTALKSPPSVPSACQPLSLQEELDKATAVVRELIARNANIAESYDDYVRLGFALANGLGSSGRDLYHMLCAHSTKYRMRECERKWQECLRMADGRTSIATFYHMARQAGVDISAVTKQRLKY; encoded by the coding sequence ATGAATACAGGATTCGACCCTATGGCATGGCTGACGCAGCAACCTGAAAAGGCTCACCCTACAGCCCTGAAATCTCCACCCTCTGTGCCCAGTGCCTGCCAGCCTCTTTCGCTTCAGGAAGAGCTGGACAAGGCCACGGCCGTGGTACGCGAACTGATAGCGCGTAATGCCAACATTGCTGAGAGTTATGATGACTACGTACGGCTGGGGTTTGCTCTGGCCAACGGACTGGGCAGCAGCGGGCGCGACCTCTATCACATGCTCTGTGCCCACAGCACGAAGTACAGGATGCGGGAGTGTGAGCGGAAATGGCAGGAGTGTCTGCGCATGGCCGACGGGCGTACCAGCATCGCCACCTTTTACCACATGGCACGACAAGCTGGCGTAGATATTAGTGCCGTGACGAAACAACGATTAAAATATTAA
- a CDS encoding iron-sulfur cluster assembly scaffold protein — translation MIYSKEVENMCVVAKGPNHGPAPIPEEGKWIQAKEIKDISGYTHGIGWCAPQQGACKLSLNVKDGVIQEALVETIGCTGMTHSAAMASEILPGKTILEALNTDLVCDAINTAMRELFLQIVYGRTQSAFSEGGLVIGAGLEDLGKGLRSQTGTLYGTVAKGTRYLELTEGYITKQFLDKDNQVCGYEYVHLGKMMEAIKDGMDANEAVKKFTGSYGRTTAEQGIVKAIDPRKE, via the coding sequence ATGATTTATTCTAAGGAAGTTGAAAACATGTGCGTTGTGGCCAAAGGCCCCAACCACGGTCCTGCTCCCATCCCCGAAGAGGGCAAGTGGATTCAGGCCAAAGAGATCAAGGACATTTCGGGCTATACCCACGGTATTGGCTGGTGCGCTCCTCAGCAGGGTGCTTGTAAGCTGAGCCTGAACGTGAAGGACGGCGTTATCCAGGAGGCACTCGTTGAGACCATCGGCTGCACAGGTATGACTCACTCAGCTGCTATGGCTTCTGAGATTCTGCCTGGCAAGACCATCCTCGAGGCTCTGAACACCGACCTCGTTTGCGACGCTATCAACACCGCTATGCGCGAGCTGTTCCTGCAGATCGTTTACGGACGTACACAGAGTGCATTCTCTGAGGGCGGTCTCGTAATCGGTGCTGGTTTGGAAGACCTCGGTAAGGGTCTGCGTTCACAGACTGGTACACTCTACGGCACAGTAGCTAAGGGTACCCGTTACCTGGAGCTCACCGAGGGTTACATCACCAAGCAGTTCCTGGATAAGGATAATCAGGTTTGCGGTTACGAGTACGTACACCTGGGCAAGATGATGGAAGCCATCAAGGACGGCATGGACGCCAACGAGGCTGTGAAGAAGTTCACCGGTTCTTACGGTCGTACCACTGCTGAGCAGGGAATTGTTAAGGCTATTGACCCACGTAAAGAGTAA
- a CDS encoding ABC-F family ATP-binding cassette domain-containing protein, whose amino-acid sequence MAKETPYLEVQNLTKSFGSLVLFENISFSIAERQRVGLIAKNGTGKSTLLSLLSGKDGYDSGDIIYRRDLKVGFLEQSPVFDPEDSVLDACFNHQGDEEKVLKAKQILTQLKIRDLNQPMGQLSGGQQKRVALANVLITEPDLLILDEPTNHLDLEMIEWLEGFLNRGNKTLLMVTHDRYFLDRVCSVILEIDDKTIYTYRGNYSYYLEKRQERIDNRRAEIARANNLYRTELDWMRRQPQARGHKAKYREDAFYDLEKIAKTRIEERAVRLKASNVYIGSKIFECQYISKAFDNTIILKDFYYNFARFEKMGIVGNNGTGKSTFLKMLLGQLQPDDGRIVIGETVRFGYFSQEGLKFDEQQKVIDVVRDIAEYVDLGSGKHLSASQFLQHFLFTPEQQHNYVYKLSGGEKRKLYLCTVLMRNPNFLVLDEPTNDLDIVTLQILEEYLQDFPGCVIVVSHDRYFTDKVVDHLLVFRGQGEIKDFPGNYSQYREWQALQPKETIESGQKTAKVSADTRGERETKRKMSFKEKREFEQLEKDIAALEAEQKQIEDALSSGTLSVDDITQMSKRLPLLKDELDEKSMRWLELSELA is encoded by the coding sequence ATGGCCAAGGAAACCCCATACTTGGAAGTTCAGAACTTAACCAAATCGTTTGGCTCACTGGTGCTCTTTGAGAACATCAGTTTTTCTATTGCCGAACGCCAAAGGGTAGGTCTGATAGCCAAGAACGGAACGGGAAAGTCAACGCTTCTTTCTTTGCTCTCGGGTAAAGACGGCTATGATAGTGGCGATATTATCTATCGACGCGACCTAAAGGTGGGCTTTCTGGAGCAGTCACCCGTGTTCGACCCAGAGGATTCCGTGCTTGATGCCTGCTTTAATCATCAGGGCGACGAGGAGAAGGTGCTCAAAGCCAAACAGATTCTCACCCAACTGAAGATTCGCGACCTCAACCAACCCATGGGACAACTCAGCGGTGGTCAGCAGAAACGTGTGGCTCTGGCCAACGTGCTGATTACGGAGCCCGACCTGCTGATTCTTGATGAGCCTACCAACCACCTGGATTTGGAAATGATTGAGTGGCTGGAGGGATTCCTGAATCGTGGTAATAAGACGTTACTGATGGTCACCCACGACCGTTACTTCCTGGATCGTGTGTGTTCAGTGATATTGGAAATCGACGATAAGACCATTTATACTTATCGCGGTAATTACTCTTATTATCTAGAGAAACGACAGGAACGTATTGATAATCGCAGGGCAGAGATAGCTCGTGCTAATAATCTGTATCGTACCGAACTGGACTGGATGCGACGTCAGCCACAGGCACGTGGTCATAAGGCTAAGTATCGTGAGGATGCTTTCTATGATTTGGAGAAGATTGCCAAGACGCGCATCGAGGAGAGGGCTGTTCGTCTGAAAGCCTCAAACGTCTATATCGGTTCCAAGATTTTTGAATGCCAGTATATCTCGAAGGCCTTTGATAACACCATTATCCTCAAGGACTTCTATTATAACTTCGCGCGTTTTGAGAAGATGGGTATCGTGGGCAATAATGGTACGGGTAAATCGACTTTCCTGAAGATGCTGTTAGGGCAACTTCAGCCTGACGACGGACGTATTGTTATTGGTGAGACTGTACGCTTCGGCTATTTCTCGCAGGAAGGTTTGAAGTTCGATGAGCAGCAGAAAGTCATTGACGTGGTTCGTGATATTGCTGAATACGTAGATTTAGGAAGCGGCAAGCATCTTTCTGCCAGTCAGTTCCTGCAGCATTTCCTCTTTACACCCGAACAGCAGCATAACTATGTGTATAAACTCTCGGGTGGTGAGAAGCGCAAGCTGTATCTGTGTACGGTATTGATGCGCAACCCGAACTTCCTGGTACTCGATGAGCCTACGAACGACCTTGATATCGTAACGCTCCAGATTCTGGAAGAATACTTGCAGGACTTCCCCGGTTGCGTTATCGTGGTGAGTCACGACCGCTATTTCACGGATAAGGTTGTGGACCATCTGCTGGTATTCAGAGGACAGGGTGAGATAAAGGATTTCCCGGGCAACTACTCTCAGTATAGGGAGTGGCAGGCTCTTCAGCCAAAGGAAACTATAGAGTCTGGGCAGAAGACGGCCAAGGTGTCTGCAGATACAAGAGGTGAGAGGGAAACAAAGCGTAAGATGTCCTTCAAGGAGAAACGCGAGTTTGAGCAACTGGAAAAAGATATTGCTGCGCTGGAAGCAGAACAGAAGCAGATAGAGGATGCGCTGAGTTCAGGCACGCTGTCTGTAGATGATATTACGCAGATGAGCAAGCGTCTGCCTTTATTGAAGGACGAACTGGACGAGAAATCTATGCGCTGGTTAGAATTAAGTGAATTAGCATGA
- a CDS encoding GGGtGRT protein, with translation MIRKVSFESYERRINQVLAALKENGINSIEEANEICEKAGVDPYQMCEETQRICFENAKWAYVCGAAIAIKKGVKSAAEAAEAIGIGLQSFCIPGSVADDRKVGLGHGNLAARLLREETECFAFLAGHESFAAAEGAIKIAEKANKVRKKPLRVILNGLGKDAAMIISRINGFTYVQTQFDYYTGEVKVVKEVPYSDGPRAKVKCYGADDVREGVAILWKENVDVSITGNSTNPTRFQHPVAGTYKKERVLAGKPYFSVASGGGTGRTLHPDNMAAGPASYGMTDTLGRMHSDAQFAGSSSVPAHVEMMGFLGIGNNPMVGATVSIAVEIDLALNKK, from the coding sequence ATGATTAGAAAAGTATCATTCGAGAGCTACGAGCGTCGCATCAATCAGGTGCTGGCTGCTCTGAAGGAGAACGGCATCAATAGCATTGAAGAGGCTAACGAGATTTGCGAGAAGGCTGGCGTTGATCCTTACCAGATGTGTGAAGAGACCCAGCGTATCTGCTTCGAGAACGCTAAGTGGGCATACGTATGCGGTGCTGCCATCGCTATCAAGAAGGGCGTTAAGAGCGCTGCCGAGGCTGCCGAGGCTATCGGTATCGGTCTGCAGAGCTTCTGTATCCCCGGTTCAGTTGCTGACGACCGTAAGGTAGGTCTGGGTCACGGTAACCTGGCTGCTCGTCTGCTCCGCGAGGAGACCGAGTGCTTCGCATTCCTGGCTGGTCACGAGTCATTCGCTGCTGCCGAGGGTGCCATCAAGATTGCCGAGAAGGCTAACAAGGTTCGTAAGAAGCCCCTCCGCGTTATCCTGAACGGTCTTGGTAAGGACGCTGCTATGATTATCAGCCGTATCAACGGTTTCACATACGTACAGACTCAGTTCGACTACTACACTGGTGAGGTGAAGGTCGTTAAGGAAGTTCCTTATTCTGACGGTCCCCGCGCTAAGGTAAAGTGCTACGGTGCTGACGACGTTCGTGAGGGTGTTGCTATCCTGTGGAAGGAGAACGTTGACGTATCAATCACTGGTAACTCTACCAACCCCACCCGCTTCCAGCACCCCGTAGCTGGTACCTATAAGAAGGAGCGCGTGCTCGCTGGCAAGCCTTACTTCTCAGTAGCTTCAGGTGGTGGTACCGGTCGTACTCTGCACCCCGATAACATGGCTGCAGGTCCCGCTTCTTACGGTATGACTGATACTCTGGGTCGTATGCACTCAGACGCTCAGTTCGCAGGTTCTTCTTCTGTTCCTGCTCACGTTGAGATGATGGGCTTCCTGGGTATTGGTAACAACCCCATGGTAGGTGCTACTGTATCTATCGCTGTGGAGATTGACCTCGCCCTGAACAAGAAGTAA
- a CDS encoding DUF4293 family protein: MIQRIQTVYLLLAVIVLVVGCVFEPMGYTKGVTGGMALLTLAVVFLYKNRPTQAKLCTALMAVGIVYYIALAVMQPVLQWFTVMPMVAVLFLFLARKGIVKDEKLVKSLDRIR, from the coding sequence ATGATCCAGCGTATTCAGACCGTTTATCTGCTACTGGCAGTTATCGTACTAGTCGTAGGATGTGTCTTTGAACCGATGGGCTACACCAAAGGGGTTACGGGGGGGATGGCTCTCCTGACGCTGGCGGTGGTGTTCCTCTATAAGAACAGACCCACGCAGGCTAAACTATGTACAGCGCTAATGGCTGTAGGCATAGTCTATTACATAGCGCTGGCCGTTATGCAGCCTGTACTCCAGTGGTTTACGGTTATGCCGATGGTGGCAGTTCTCTTCCTGTTCCTTGCAAGAAAAGGAATTGTAAAGGATGAGAAACTGGTTAAATCACTCGATAGGATAAGATAA
- a CDS encoding outer membrane protein assembly factor BamD: MKIRTIILCSAAFLLTGCASEFNRVIKSSDYDYRYEYAKQSFAEGKFTRAEILLQDLITLKKGTDEAEESLYMLGMSQYMNRDYESAAATFKKYFSSYPRGFYAEQAMFYVGQSLFESAPEPRLDQTPTIGAINAYQQFMDLFPYSELRSKAQDRLVELQDKLVMKELLSAELYYNLGGYFGNINDNSESNYNSSIIVAQNALKTYPYSNYREDFACLIMKSKFQLAQNSSADKKLERYQDAEDECYGFLNEYPESKNRELAEKFIEKCKKITKD; encoded by the coding sequence ATGAAAATTAGAACTATCATACTGTGCTCGGCTGCCTTTCTTTTGACAGGTTGTGCGAGCGAATTCAACAGGGTTATCAAGAGCAGCGACTACGATTATCGCTACGAATATGCTAAGCAGAGCTTCGCAGAAGGCAAGTTTACTCGTGCTGAGATACTGTTGCAAGACCTGATAACGCTGAAAAAAGGTACTGATGAAGCTGAGGAATCTCTTTATATGCTGGGTATGTCGCAGTATATGAACAGAGACTACGAGTCAGCAGCAGCTACTTTTAAGAAATACTTCTCATCCTATCCCAGAGGTTTCTATGCTGAGCAGGCTATGTTTTATGTAGGTCAGTCGCTCTTTGAAAGTGCACCGGAACCCCGTCTGGACCAGACTCCTACCATCGGCGCTATCAATGCTTATCAGCAGTTTATGGATTTGTTTCCTTACTCTGAATTGAGAAGCAAGGCACAGGACCGCTTGGTAGAACTGCAGGACAAGCTGGTGATGAAGGAACTGCTGTCGGCTGAGCTTTACTATAACCTTGGCGGTTATTTCGGCAATATCAATGATAACAGCGAGAGTAATTATAATTCGAGTATCATTGTGGCACAGAATGCCCTCAAGACATATCCCTATTCCAACTACCGTGAGGACTTTGCTTGTCTGATTATGAAGAGCAAGTTCCAGTTGGCTCAGAACTCCAGTGCCGACAAGAAGCTGGAGCGCTATCAGGATGCCGAGGATGAATGCTATGGATTCCTGAATGAATACCCTGAGTCAAAGAATAGGGAACTGGCAGAGAAGTTTATTGAGAAATGTAAGAAGATAACGAAAGATTAA
- the yihA gene encoding ribosome biogenesis GTP-binding protein YihA/YsxC, whose protein sequence is MDIKTAEFTLSSPRVSMCPNDTKPEYAFIGRSNVGKSSLINMLARNKKLAKTSSTPGKTLLINHFLINRDWYLVDLPGYGFAKRSKTEVAKLDQMIRGYILEREQLVNVFVLVDIRHEAQNIDLEFINWLGVSSIPFAIIFTKADKLSESKVKANVNAYVKKMLETWEEMPPYFITSSEKARGRDEVLDYIEQINKTL, encoded by the coding sequence ATGGATATCAAGACCGCAGAATTCACACTTTCATCCCCTCGGGTTTCAATGTGTCCCAACGATACGAAACCTGAATATGCTTTTATCGGACGTTCAAATGTAGGAAAGTCAAGTCTGATAAACATGTTGGCACGTAATAAAAAACTGGCTAAGACCAGTTCAACACCAGGTAAGACGCTGCTCATTAATCATTTCCTGATTAATCGCGACTGGTATCTGGTGGACCTGCCTGGCTATGGCTTTGCCAAGCGCTCAAAGACAGAGGTTGCTAAACTGGATCAGATGATTCGCGGTTATATCCTGGAGCGTGAGCAGCTCGTTAATGTCTTTGTGCTTGTGGATATACGCCATGAGGCTCAGAACATTGATTTGGAATTTATCAATTGGCTGGGCGTTTCGTCTATCCCCTTCGCCATTATCTTCACGAAGGCTGATAAGTTGTCTGAATCAAAGGTGAAGGCCAACGTGAATGCGTATGTCAAGAAGATGCTGGAAACATGGGAGGAAATGCCACCATATTTCATTACGTCATCTGAGAAGGCGCGTGGACGTGACGAGGTGCTGGACTACATAGAACAAATCAATAAGACGCTGTAA
- the htpG gene encoding molecular chaperone HtpG: MQKGNIGVTTENIFPVIKKFLYSDQEIFLREMVSNAVDATQKLKALKEKGEYTGELGDLTVRVNFDAEKGTITISDHGIGMTEEEIDKYINQIAFSGVTDFLEKYKDNANNIIGHFGLGFYSSFMVSKKVEIITKSWKDGSKAVKWSCDGSPAYEIDDAERADHGSDIILYIDDDSKEFLDKYKLEGLLNKYCKFLPVPVAFGKKTEWKDGKQVDTAEDNIINNVEPLWTKTPSTLKDEDYKSFYRTLYPMHDEPLFWIHLNVDYPFNLTGILYFPRIKNSLELQKNKIQLYCNQVFVTDQVEGIVPEFLTLLHGVIDSPDIPLNVSRSYLQSDREVKKISTYITKKVSDRLKAIFNEDRKAYEEKWDDLKLFINYGILTEENFYDRAKDFSLFKDTEGKYFTFDEYKTLIEAAQKDKDGNLIYLYATNKDDQYSYIKAAQDKGYSVLLFDGQLDVPCIQTLEQKFEKSRFTRVDADTVDHLIQKEDKPKTDLNDTERDNLSAVFQSQMPKLDKAEFLVEVNALGAEQRPVVITQNEWMRRMKEMSRYQSGMGFYGQMPDTFNIVLNSDHRLVKQVLSTINSELSTELQPIEGEIKGQEARLAALNQQTEGKKPEEISQEIKDDKANTQKAIDEQKAKKEGVLSSFAAKNAVIHQLIDLALLQNGMLKGEALDKFLQRSVELIK; encoded by the coding sequence ATGCAAAAAGGTAACATCGGGGTTACAACTGAGAACATCTTCCCCGTCATCAAAAAGTTTCTCTATAGCGACCAAGAGATTTTCCTGCGCGAAATGGTGTCAAACGCTGTTGACGCTACGCAGAAGTTGAAGGCCCTCAAGGAAAAGGGCGAATATACTGGCGAACTGGGTGACCTCACCGTTCGTGTGAACTTCGATGCCGAGAAGGGCACCATCACCATCAGCGACCACGGTATCGGCATGACCGAGGAGGAGATTGACAAGTACATCAATCAGATTGCCTTCTCTGGCGTTACCGACTTCCTTGAGAAGTATAAGGACAACGCTAACAACATTATCGGTCACTTCGGTCTCGGTTTCTACTCTTCATTCATGGTTTCTAAGAAGGTAGAGATTATCACGAAGTCTTGGAAGGATGGTTCTAAGGCCGTGAAGTGGAGCTGCGACGGTTCTCCTGCCTACGAGATTGACGATGCCGAGCGTGCTGACCACGGTTCTGACATCATCCTCTACATCGACGATGACTCAAAGGAGTTCCTCGACAAGTACAAGCTCGAAGGTCTGCTCAACAAGTATTGTAAGTTCCTGCCCGTTCCCGTGGCCTTCGGCAAGAAGACAGAATGGAAGGACGGCAAGCAGGTAGATACCGCTGAGGACAACATTATTAATAATGTAGAGCCCCTGTGGACAAAGACTCCCTCTACGCTGAAGGACGAGGACTACAAGTCGTTCTATCGCACCCTCTACCCCATGCACGATGAGCCTCTGTTCTGGATTCACCTCAACGTGGACTACCCCTTCAACCTCACGGGTATTCTCTACTTCCCTCGCATCAAGAACTCGCTGGAGCTGCAGAAGAACAAGATTCAGCTCTACTGCAACCAGGTGTTCGTGACCGATCAGGTAGAAGGTATCGTGCCTGAGTTCCTCACCCTGCTTCATGGTGTTATCGACTCACCCGATATCCCTCTGAACGTGAGCCGTTCTTACCTGCAGAGCGACCGCGAGGTGAAGAAGATTTCTACTTATATCACCAAGAAGGTATCCGACCGCTTGAAGGCTATCTTCAACGAGGACCGCAAGGCTTACGAGGAGAAATGGGACGACCTGAAGCTCTTCATCAACTACGGCATCCTGACCGAAGAGAACTTCTACGACCGCGCTAAGGACTTCTCTCTTTTCAAGGATACAGAGGGTAAGTACTTCACCTTCGATGAGTACAAGACCCTTATCGAGGCTGCTCAGAAGGATAAGGACGGCAACCTCATCTACCTCTATGCCACCAACAAGGACGACCAGTATTCTTACATCAAGGCCGCTCAGGACAAGGGCTACAGCGTACTGCTGTTCGACGGACAGCTTGACGTGCCCTGCATCCAGACCTTGGAGCAGAAGTTCGAGAAGAGCCGCTTCACCCGTGTAGATGCAGACACCGTGGACCACCTGATCCAGAAAGAAGATAAGCCCAAGACTGACCTGAATGACACAGAGCGTGACAATCTGTCAGCCGTATTCCAGAGCCAGATGCCAAAGCTCGACAAGGCCGAGTTCCTCGTTGAGGTCAACGCCCTGGGTGCCGAGCAGCGTCCTGTGGTTATCACTCAGAACGAGTGGATGCGCCGTATGAAGGAGATGAGCCGCTATCAGAGTGGCATGGGCTTCTATGGTCAGATGCCCGACACGTTTAACATCGTGCTCAACAGCGACCACCGCTTGGTAAAACAAGTTCTCTCAACTATCAACTCTGAACTCTCAACTGAACTCCAGCCTATCGAGGGCGAGATTAAGGGGCAGGAGGCTCGCCTGGCAGCCCTGAACCAGCAGACTGAAGGTAAGAAGCCCGAGGAGATTTCTCAGGAGATTAAGGACGACAAGGCCAACACCCAGAAGGCTATCGACGAGCAGAAAGCCAAGAAAGAAGGCGTGCTTAGCAGTTTTGCTGCTAAGAATGCCGTCATCCATCAGCTCATCGACCTCGCCCTGCTTCAGAACGGTATGCTTAAGGGTGAAGCACTCGACAAGTTCCTGCAGCGCAGCGTGGAACTTATCAAGTAG
- a CDS encoding BT4734/BF3469 family protein: MMNQMFEMSYFAAPITNKVPLKTLTLMEVARAIKTPWLALQTAELRKITDKAEARRFKGSHFPYITPAGVFSYCNDQSLVKHSGVLCMDLDDIEDVNGIKQRLIADELFTTLMAFRSPSGNGLKWFLKIDLTRCDHRQWFDAVRSYLMSMYGLTGKQADSSVRNESRACFLCYDPEVYVNPGMTV, from the coding sequence ATGATGAATCAAATGTTTGAAATGTCGTATTTCGCGGCGCCGATCACGAACAAGGTGCCCTTGAAAACATTAACGCTGATGGAAGTGGCTCGTGCCATTAAGACGCCCTGGCTGGCTCTACAGACGGCAGAGCTACGTAAGATTACAGACAAGGCAGAGGCACGCAGATTTAAGGGCTCGCATTTCCCTTATATCACGCCAGCAGGGGTCTTTTCCTACTGCAACGATCAGTCGCTTGTGAAGCATTCGGGTGTGCTCTGCATGGACTTAGATGATATTGAGGATGTGAACGGCATCAAGCAACGACTGATAGCCGATGAGCTTTTCACGACCTTAATGGCGTTTCGCTCACCCTCAGGCAACGGATTGAAGTGGTTTCTGAAGATTGACCTTACAAGGTGTGACCATCGGCAGTGGTTTGACGCCGTACGCAGCTACCTGATGTCGATGTATGGGCTCACGGGAAAGCAGGCCGATTCTTCGGTTAGGAATGAGTCAAGGGCTTGTTTCCTGTGCTATGATCCTGAGGTGTATGTGAATCCTGGTATGACAGTATGA
- a CDS encoding DNA-directed RNA polymerase subunit omega produces MDYKKSKAPVNTVTRNIMDLCEETGNIYESVAIISKRANQISVQIKEDLSKKLAEFASYNESLEEVFENREQIEISRYYEKLPKPSLLATQEFVEGKVYWRDPAKEAQNVEA; encoded by the coding sequence ATGGATTACAAGAAATCAAAAGCACCGGTTAATACCGTGACTCGAAACATTATGGATCTCTGCGAGGAGACTGGAAACATCTATGAAAGTGTAGCTATCATTTCAAAGCGCGCTAATCAGATTTCAGTTCAGATCAAGGAGGACTTGTCCAAGAAACTGGCAGAGTTTGCTTCTTATAACGAATCTTTGGAGGAAGTGTTCGAAAACCGTGAACAGATTGAGATTTCACGTTACTACGAGAAATTGCCAAAACCATCTCTGCTGGCTACTCAGGAGTTTGTAGAGGGTAAGGTTTACTGGCGTGATCCTGCCAAGGAGGCTCAGAATGTAGAGGCATGA
- the uvrB gene encoding excinuclease ABC subunit UvrB, giving the protein MDFKLTSKYKPTGDQPEAIRQLTDGVNRGDRAQVLLGVTGSGKTFTMANVIANVNRPTLILSHNKTLAAQLYDEMRGFFPDNAVEYYVSYYDYYQPEAYLPASDTYIEKDLAINEEIDRLRLSAVSNLLSGRKDVIVVSSVSCIYGMGSPNALSENVIEIRQGQNIERNVLLRKLVQSLYVRNDLTLERGNFRVKGDTVDIYMAYSEKILRVTFWDDEIDAIEELDPVTMMRMGRYAEYKLYPANLFMTTQEQTNKAIHDIQDDLVKQVAFFEELGDGIKAQRIKERVEYDMEMIKELGHCSGIENYSRYFDGRQPGERPYCLLDFFPDDFLLFIDESHVSVPQIGAMYGGDRARKTNLVEYGFRLPAAFDNRPLTFDEFQNEVNQVIYVSATPADFELEESEGVVVEQVIRPTGLLDPEIEVRPSEHQIDDLLEEIRIRIERNERVLVTTLTKRMAEELSEFLLNHGVQTAYIHSDVATLDRVQILEKLCNGEFDVLVGVNLLREGLDLPEVSLVAILDADKEGFLRSRRSLVQTAGRAARNVNGRVIMYADTITRSMQETIDETNRRRMKQLRYNEEHHITPTQIKKSLKSALSRDDSPDVKELKRTAGDKQSAAGLAADPIVERMTRPQIEKLIAETTKRMKEAAKQLDFLQAAQYRDEIIRLQKEIELK; this is encoded by the coding sequence ATGGACTTTAAACTGACTTCTAAATACAAGCCTACCGGCGATCAGCCGGAAGCGATTCGCCAACTGACTGACGGTGTGAATCGTGGCGACCGTGCTCAAGTTTTGCTGGGTGTTACCGGTTCTGGTAAGACATTCACGATGGCAAACGTCATTGCGAACGTGAACCGCCCTACGCTTATTCTCAGTCATAACAAGACCCTGGCAGCGCAACTTTATGATGAGATGCGAGGCTTTTTCCCTGATAATGCCGTAGAGTATTATGTCAGTTATTATGACTATTACCAGCCCGAGGCTTACCTACCCGCCAGTGATACCTATATCGAAAAGGACTTAGCCATCAACGAGGAGATTGACCGTCTTCGCCTTTCAGCAGTAAGTAATTTGCTATCAGGAAGAAAAGACGTTATCGTTGTATCTTCTGTTTCATGTATTTATGGAATGGGCAGTCCTAATGCCTTGTCGGAAAACGTCATTGAAATCCGACAGGGACAGAACATCGAACGTAATGTTTTGTTAAGAAAATTGGTACAATCATTGTATGTACGCAACGACCTTACGTTAGAACGAGGCAACTTCCGTGTGAAGGGTGACACCGTTGACATCTACATGGCCTACAGCGAGAAGATTCTGCGTGTTACGTTCTGGGACGACGAGATAGATGCCATAGAGGAACTCGACCCCGTCACCATGATGCGCATGGGTCGCTATGCTGAGTATAAGCTCTATCCTGCCAACCTTTTTATGACGACACAGGAGCAGACCAACAAGGCCATTCATGATATTCAGGACGACCTGGTTAAACAGGTGGCATTCTTCGAGGAACTGGGCGATGGCATCAAGGCGCAACGCATCAAGGAGCGTGTAGAGTATGACATGGAGATGATTAAGGAGTTGGGCCATTGCTCTGGCATCGAGAACTATTCCCGCTATTTCGATGGTCGCCAGCCTGGCGAACGCCCTTACTGTCTGCTGGATTTCTTCCCTGACGACTTCCTATTATTTATAGATGAGAGCCACGTCTCCGTACCTCAGATTGGTGCGATGTATGGCGGCGACCGTGCCCGTAAGACCAACCTCGTAGAATATGGCTTCCGACTGCCTGCTGCTTTCGATAACCGCCCTCTTACTTTCGATGAGTTCCAAAACGAGGTCAATCAGGTCATCTACGTATCTGCTACACCTGCAGACTTCGAGTTAGAGGAATCTGAAGGTGTTGTCGTAGAACAGGTTATCCGCCCTACTGGTCTTCTTGACCCTGAGATTGAGGTGCGTCCCAGTGAGCATCAGATTGACGACCTCTTAGAGGAAATACGCATCCGTATTGAGCGTAATGAGCGCGTTTTGGTGACTACCTTGACCAAGCGAATGGCAGAAGAGCTGTCGGAATTCCTGCTGAATCATGGCGTGCAAACCGCCTATATCCATAGTGATGTGGCCACGCTCGACCGCGTACAGATTCTGGAGAAGTTGTGTAATGGCGAGTTCGACGTGCTGGTAGGCGTCAACCTGCTTCGTGAGGGCCTCGACCTGCCCGAGGTTTCGCTGGTGGCTATCCTCGATGCCGACAAGGAAGGCTTTTTGCGTAGTCGCCGCTCATTGGTTCAGACGGCTGGTCGTGCTGCTCGTAATGTCAACGGCAGGGTCATCATGTATGCCGACACCATCACCCGTTCTATGCAAGAGACCATCGACGAGACGAATCGCCGCCGCATGAAGCAGTTGCGCTATAATGAAGAGCATCACATCACGCCGACGCAGATTAAGAAGTCGCTCAAGAGCGCACTCTCACGTGACGACAGTCCGGATGTAAAGGAACTGAAACGTACAGCGGGCGACAAACAGAGCGCTGCTGGATTGGCAGCCGACCCTATCGTAGAACGTATGACACGCCCACAGATAGAAAAGCTCATTGCCGAAACCACGAAGCGCATGAAGGAAGCCGCCAAGCAGTTGGACTTCCTACAAGCCGCCCAGTATCGCGACGAGATTATCCGTCTGCAAAAGGAAATAGAACTCAAGTAA